Genomic segment of Chloracidobacterium sp. N:
GTTGTCAGTGGTGTGGTTGGTGTGGGGCCTTCTCATTCCGGCGGCTGGTGCGGGAGTCGCCAACGGGTTGGCTCCCGGGCCGTCCCCCATCGAACTCGTCAATGCACGGCGTTCGGCTGACCGCGCCTTTGAGGCCAACGAAAAGGAACTGACAGCCCGCTACCTTGCCGCCCAAGGTGTACCGACGGCGCTTCCGGCAGAAGACTTCTCCATGCAGGCGCTGGCGCACCAGGCGGCCATGGAGTCTGAACTGCGTCCGTTGCGGGAAGCCGGGGAACAGGCGCGTCGCCGCCGTCACCAATGGCGTGCGCGCCTGGCATGGCTCTCGCCGACGGCCCTGATGCAGTCGCTTCTGGATGGGCTTTCCGGCGTGGATGCCGACCGCTGGCTGGCGTTTTACGACCAGGTGTTGGCTTTCCACGAGACATGGCGTGAACGGTTTGCGCGGCGTGTCCTGTCCAACGACCTCATTCGCGCTGAAGAAGTGCCAACCTGGCCGCGCTTCACCCTGCGCGAACCGCCCCTTTCGGCGTTGTATCCGCGCCTGGCCCTGGCTGGTGGTTTGTGGTTGGGTCTGGGGGGCGTCCTGCTCTGGGTGGCAGGCACGCGGACTGGGAGCGCGGGCATCCTTGCCCGCCCGTGAGTGTGAACGTCAGTGAACGTCAGTCAGTCAGTAGGGGCAGGTTCAGAACCTGCCCCTACGTAAGGAGGTTCGGGGTCAATGTCCACATCGCAGCGTTTACCCGTTACTGTGTTGTCCGGTTTCCTTGGAGCCGGAAAAACCACCCTGCTCAACCACATCCTGCAAAATCGCGAAGGAAAGCGCGTGGCTGTCATCGTCAATGACATGAGCGAGGTCAACATAGACGCACAACTCGTCGCCCAGGGTGGAGCCGCGCTCAACCGGGTCGAGGAAAAGCTCGTCGAAATGTCGAACGGCTGCATCTGCTGTACGCTGCGGGAAGACCTGCTCGTGGAAGTCGGAAAGCTGGCGCGGGAAGGACGGTTTGATTACCTGCTCATCGAGTCCACCGGCATTTCTGAACCCCTGCCCGTGGCAGAAACTTTTACGTTTACCGATGCGTCCGGGAACAGCCTGTCGGACATCGCCCGTCTCGACACCATGGTGACGGTCGTGGATGCCCGGAACTTTCTGCACGACTACCAGGCGGCACAAAGCCTTGCTGAACGCCAGCTTGAAGTTGGCCCGGAAGATGACCGGACCATTGCCGATCTGCTCATCGAACAGGTCGAGTTTGCCGATGTCCTGCTCATCAACAAGGCTGACCTTGTGACCCCGGAGGAACTGGCCCGGTTGCGGGGCATCCTGCGGCGTCTCAACCCGGAAGCCCGTCTGCTGGACTGCCGGTTTGGTGTCGTGCCGCTGACAGAAGTGCTTGGGACAGGACGCTTCAGCTTTGAGCGCGCCAGTCAGTCCGCCGGCTGGCTCAGGGAGTTACGTGGCGAGCATCCGCCGGAAACCGAGACCTACGGCATATCCAGCTTTGTCTATCGGCGGCGGCGTCCGTTTCATCCCGAACGGCTGTGGGCGTTTTTCCACGGCGAAACCGACGGTCAGGAGTGGCACGGGGTGTTACGGTCAAAGGGCTTTTTCTGGCTGGCCACCCGCATGGCTATGGTAGGTGTCTGGAGTCAGGCCGGCGGAGCCTGTCGGATCGAACCCGGAGGTTACTGGTGGGCCACCCAACCGGAGAGCGAATGGGGCGTGGATGATGCCATGCGTGCCGAAATCCGCTCCCTTTTCGAGGGCCTCTTCGGCGACCGACGCCAGGAACTGGTTTTCATTGGCGACCGGCGGATGAACCGGGAGGCCATTGAAGCCGCCCTTGACGCCTGTCTGCTGACCGACACCGAAGCCGAACGGGGTCTGGCCGCCTGGGCAAGGTTGCCTGATCCGTTTGGCGACTGGGAACTCACCGCTGCCGATGTCAACTAGTCGGCAGCCCCGGTCACATTGAGCACACAACCAGACTGGCACATTTCGGACGCCATTCTCGCTTGTAGGCGTGAGCGGTTTCCGGGGGAGTTGTTCTGCTCCCGGCCGCGCAAGTTCACCGACAAGGAGCATGGCCATGCGTTGCCTCCGGGTTTTCGCGCCGCTTCCCGTTGGGAGAAGGTTTTCCCCGTGGTGGTTTTCAGTTCGTCTCGGTGTGCTGTTCACGGTTCTGTGCTTTCTCAGTCTCCACGCCGGTCAACCCGTTGCCGGTGTTACGCCACAGGACCTGCCCGCTCTGAATGAAGTCGGGCGGGCTGTTCTGAACTGGGATGGCCAGTCTCCGGTGACGCTGGCCGAGCGCATCCGGCAGCTCGTGCCCAATGTACCTGTGATTGATACCCTGCGCGCACTCAACCTGGCTCAGCAGCGGGGACAACTTGCGGAGGACGTGCGGCTCAAACGGATGCTCAAGTACCTGCCCCGTGCCCACACGCTGGCCCAGGCTGCACCGGGGGTCGGGCAACTCATCGCCGATGATCCGCTGCTCTCCGATCCAGCCTACACCTCGCTGCTGAGCCTGGCCCGCGCCGTTGAGAAAGCCACACCGGCCGAACTCGACATCCTGCTCACACAACATTTCGGCGATTACCCGGACGCCGGTTTGCAGGAACTCGGCAACCGGCTGACGGAGATGATCCTGCGGTATTCGGAGGTCGCCTACCAGGCCGAGATTGACCGCATCATCCTGGAGGAGCCGACGCCGGAACGCCGCCGGCAGGCTTTGGACCGGCTGGAAAATGATTTTCGGATCATTGAGACCAGGGGCGACCCCGGCGGCTCCTATGCCGAACATGCCCGGGCCGCCCGGCAAACCATCGAAAAGGTGCGGCAGGCCGAAGCGGACGGCACGATAAATGCCCTGCGCCAGCAGCGCCTTGCTTTGGAAACAATCCGCCAGGCCGAAACCGGGAAAAAGAACCGTCTGAAACAGCTTCTGGAACTCACCGGACTGGGACAGGAACTGCTCAAACGGGCCGGTCAGATGCTGGACATCGGACGTATCCTCCCACCGGCCGAGGGACGCTACCGAAGCGGCACGGTTGATCTGTTGACCGAGATCGGCGCTTCGGCGCGGGCCCAAGGGCTGAAGGTGGTGGATTGTCTGGGGTCAGCGTCCATGTGGGCCGGTGTGCTGAACAGCATCACCACGGCGCAAAGCGATGTCGAACTCGTCATGGCGCTGAGCCGGACCCTCGTGGAAAACACCTTTTTCGGGATGGTCTTCCAATCGCTGTACGCCTTCAAACAGGGTGACAACGCGGCTTTTCTCCGGGCCGTGATGTATCTGCTCGTGCCTGAAACGGCGCTGCCGGCGCTGGTCGAAGCCCTCGGCGAAACGGTCATCACCCTGGGGGCACAGACGCTGTTCGACCAGCAACTCGACCGCCTCTACGCCGCCAGTCGCTTTGATGACCAGGCACGGCTCATTGATCTGGGGGGGCTGGGTGTCGGCGGGGTGCCCGGCGCACGCCAGTTTGTGGACGCCATGTGTGACGGAGAAGCCGAAGCCGTGGCGCAGGATTTCATCCGCCGCTCAAAGGCGACGGACTTCGGTTCGGGCGCCAATCGCCTGGCCATTCTGGCGCTGGCCAAAGCCATCCAGTCCACTATCAACCAGGGGCGGCCGGGACTGTTTACCCAGGATGGCCCGCTGATGCGGGCCTGTGCGGGAACCCGCAAGGTCAATGAGGACCTCACTGACCTGAGCAAAATTTGGGGCGTGAATCTGCCCCAGGATGCGACCACGGCGGAAGCGTGGGCGTCGTCTCTTGACCGGGGGCAGCGCCGGGCGCTCGATACCCTCTTGGCAGCCTGTGAGTCCTGGCGGCAACAGGCCCGGCAAGCCACGGCCGAAGCCATTGTGCGTACCTTTGAAGAACGCCGGGCCGCCGAGCTGGCGCTGGATACCGACCGTGGCCGGCAGGTCGTCGAGCAATATAAACGGCTGCAAACCGTTTTCAGGGCACTGGAAATCACGGCGGAAGGGACGCGGTCGCTGGAGGCGGAAGGCGCACCCTACAGCGTCATCAAGGGGTGGCTGATGTCTGACCGGGAGAAACAGGTCGCCGCCGTCAAAGCCATCCAGAAGTTTCTTCGCGTGTACGAAGGTGTTGTGCAGGCACGGGACGCCATTGAAGGCGCCATGATCAGCCGGTTGGGCCGGGTCGTCCGACCACGGCCCCTGACGCGCTCGCTGCCGTTGACCGCCAAGCCCGAACTCGATGCCGACCTGCTCCGGCGCTACATCACCGATATAGCCAAAGCTGAGGCTTCGGTGACGCATGACCTGGAACTCATCAAGCGGGCCAAACTCGAAGGATGGGCTTGTTTTGACCCGCAAGCCCGCGGTCATCAAAGGCCCCTACGGGTGGGAGCCGGACTCTAGCTTGCCGTATAGTACGCGATAGTGTATAATAATGCTCATGGAAAGCACTATAAGCACAGGCAAGGCGGCAAAACTCCTTGGTGTCTCGGTCAAGACGTTGCAGCGTTGGGAACGCGAAGGAAGGCTGATTCCGGTGGCCCGAACGGACAGCAACCGCCGCCTCTACACTGAGACGCAGATCCGTGAGTTCATCGGTTTGCGGCAGGCCAACCATGCGCCAACCAAGCTTGTCGCCTACTGTCGGGTATCGAGTGCGGCGCAGAAGCCGGACTTGGCGAATCAGCGCAAAGTGCTGGAAGAGTTCGTGGTGGCGAAGGGATTGGCGGGGGTCGGGTTTATCGAGGAAGTGGGCGGCGGGCTGAACTTCAGGCGCAAGCGGTTTCTGGCCCTTATGGACGAGATCGGGCGACGGGAAGTCAGGATGCTGATCCTCGCTCACCGGGACCGCCTCACCCGTTTCGGCTTTGAGTGGTTCGAACATTACGCCCAAACCCATGGCTGCGAAGTGCTGGTACTCAACCAGGAACGGCTGTCTCCTGAACAGGAAATGGTGCAGGACTTAATGGCCATCGTGCACTGTTTTTCGTCCCGGCTGTACGGTTTGAGG
This window contains:
- the zigA gene encoding zinc metallochaperone GTPase ZigA yields the protein MSTSQRLPVTVLSGFLGAGKTTLLNHILQNREGKRVAVIVNDMSEVNIDAQLVAQGGAALNRVEEKLVEMSNGCICCTLREDLLVEVGKLAREGRFDYLLIESTGISEPLPVAETFTFTDASGNSLSDIARLDTMVTVVDARNFLHDYQAAQSLAERQLEVGPEDDRTIADLLIEQVEFADVLLINKADLVTPEELARLRGILRRLNPEARLLDCRFGVVPLTEVLGTGRFSFERASQSAGWLRELRGEHPPETETYGISSFVYRRRRPFHPERLWAFFHGETDGQEWHGVLRSKGFFWLATRMAMVGVWSQAGGACRIEPGGYWWATQPESEWGVDDAMRAEIRSLFEGLFGDRRQELVFIGDRRMNREAIEAALDACLLTDTEAERGLAAWARLPDPFGDWELTAADVN